From Thermogemmatispora onikobensis, one genomic window encodes:
- a CDS encoding beta-galactosidase, with protein sequence MSATSLQPHLPADDRSYYRLDLRAAEEAEGGLPEPRLLARSPQGETLALAQSYLLRNGQPWIPVMGEFHPSRYPRRYWREALQKMRAGGLTLVSIYVFWIHVEEEEGCFDWADNRDLRAFVQLCREMEMEILLRVGPFVHGECRNGGLPDWLYGRAVAVRSNDERYLFYVRRYFAEIARQVRGLFFQDGGPILGVQLENEYMHAGAPWELTFRPGSEWVPRGSDGPAHLERLRALANEVGLVAPLYTCTAWGGAAVPAEGFLPMHAAYPFTPWEPDPAFDPLPSREFLFRSPQQPENDWWRAGAFHYPVDRYPYAYCELGAGIQMTYLHRPQVPPECTQALAVVALGSGCNWLGYYMYHGGTNPVGRHGFFHEFTVPRLSYDFQAPLGEYGQLHASYHRLRLLHLFLEEFGSRLAPLPVVLPPGTSAVKPQTTGLLRYAARARQGQGFLFVNTYQDHVEAQDLEGISLELLLPAGRLRVPREGGLRLHRGLSAILPVGLELGSGLHLRYATAQPLTALRSAGRTRMVFFAPEGLQAEFALAREGCRAVTLQGGRFMEEQETLYAWPEPGLGTRLEMTSIAGETVELLVLSQEQALRCWKVQLAGDEYLLLTEDKGAAWVDADEEEGLRICWQGEPQLDVLSYPALPAAIVASGSLEECGQTGLFQRYRLERAPWAARWSLEQPEPQVVRLRLAAEALEGVHDLFLHVDCVADVGQAFLDGQLVADYFGSEYPWVIGLKRFLRQGQDLELILRFTPLRAEAPVLRYFSRERLPLPASDGTLPVTLQAIHLVPEYRVQVGLHR encoded by the coding sequence TTGTCCGCCACATCATTGCAGCCACATCTACCTGCTGATGATCGTTCCTACTATCGACTCGATCTGCGCGCTGCGGAGGAGGCGGAGGGGGGGCTGCCGGAGCCGCGGCTCCTGGCACGCTCGCCGCAGGGGGAGACACTGGCTCTGGCGCAGAGCTATCTGCTCCGCAACGGGCAGCCCTGGATTCCTGTCATGGGCGAGTTCCATCCCTCGCGCTATCCGCGTCGTTACTGGCGTGAAGCGCTGCAGAAGATGCGCGCCGGCGGTCTGACTCTGGTCTCCATCTACGTCTTCTGGATTCATGTCGAAGAAGAGGAGGGGTGCTTTGATTGGGCGGATAATCGCGATCTGCGTGCCTTTGTGCAGCTCTGCAGAGAGATGGAAATGGAGATTCTGCTACGTGTAGGGCCGTTTGTGCATGGCGAGTGTCGTAACGGTGGGTTGCCCGACTGGCTCTACGGGCGGGCGGTGGCCGTGCGCTCGAACGATGAGCGCTATTTGTTCTATGTGCGGCGCTACTTTGCCGAGATCGCTCGTCAGGTGCGGGGCCTCTTTTTTCAGGACGGGGGGCCGATTCTCGGTGTGCAGCTAGAGAACGAGTATATGCATGCCGGGGCGCCCTGGGAGCTGACCTTCCGGCCCGGCAGCGAATGGGTGCCGCGAGGCAGCGACGGGCCGGCCCATCTGGAGCGCCTGCGGGCTCTGGCCAACGAGGTGGGCCTGGTGGCTCCCCTCTACACCTGCACGGCCTGGGGAGGGGCTGCCGTGCCTGCGGAGGGCTTTTTGCCCATGCATGCCGCCTATCCCTTTACGCCCTGGGAGCCTGATCCCGCCTTTGATCCCTTGCCCAGCCGCGAATTTCTCTTTCGCTCGCCGCAGCAGCCTGAAAATGACTGGTGGCGGGCCGGAGCTTTCCATTATCCCGTCGATCGCTATCCGTATGCTTACTGTGAGTTGGGGGCCGGCATCCAGATGACCTATCTCCACCGTCCCCAGGTGCCGCCTGAGTGCACGCAGGCCCTGGCCGTGGTGGCTCTGGGCAGCGGCTGCAACTGGCTGGGCTATTATATGTACCACGGGGGCACGAATCCTGTCGGTCGCCACGGCTTCTTCCATGAGTTTACGGTGCCTCGTCTCTCTTATGATTTCCAGGCTCCTTTAGGAGAGTATGGCCAGCTGCATGCCTCTTATCACCGTCTGCGCTTGCTTCATCTCTTCCTGGAGGAGTTTGGCAGTCGGTTGGCTCCTTTGCCCGTGGTGCTGCCGCCCGGAACCTCTGCCGTGAAGCCGCAGACGACCGGACTGCTGCGCTACGCGGCGCGCGCTCGTCAGGGCCAGGGCTTTCTCTTTGTCAATACCTATCAGGATCATGTCGAGGCCCAGGATCTGGAGGGGATCAGCCTGGAGCTGCTGCTGCCAGCGGGGAGACTGCGCGTGCCGCGTGAGGGTGGTCTGCGGCTGCATCGTGGGCTGAGCGCAATCTTGCCTGTTGGGCTGGAGCTTGGTTCCGGGTTGCACCTGCGCTATGCGACAGCCCAGCCGCTGACAGCCCTGCGGTCCGCTGGACGGACGAGGATGGTCTTTTTTGCTCCCGAGGGACTCCAGGCAGAGTTTGCTCTGGCACGCGAGGGGTGCCGTGCTGTGACGCTCCAGGGCGGCAGGTTCATGGAGGAGCAAGAGACACTCTACGCCTGGCCGGAGCCGGGTCTGGGGACGCGGCTAGAGATGACCAGCATCGCCGGCGAGACTGTGGAGCTGCTCGTCTTGTCTCAGGAGCAGGCCCTGCGCTGCTGGAAGGTCCAGCTGGCCGGCGACGAGTACCTGCTGCTTACTGAGGACAAAGGCGCGGCCTGGGTGGATGCTGATGAGGAGGAGGGACTGAGAATCTGCTGGCAGGGCGAGCCGCAGCTTGATGTGCTGAGCTATCCAGCTCTGCCCGCCGCGATCGTGGCCTCTGGCTCTCTGGAAGAATGTGGCCAGACAGGGCTGTTCCAGCGCTATCGTTTGGAGCGCGCACCCTGGGCAGCGCGCTGGTCGCTGGAGCAGCCGGAGCCCCAGGTGGTGCGCCTGCGGCTGGCGGCGGAGGCTCTGGAGGGGGTGCACGACCTCTTTCTGCATGTGGATTGTGTGGCCGATGTGGGCCAGGCCTTTCTCGATGGGCAGCTGGTAGCCGATTACTTTGGCTCTGAGTATCCCTGGGTGATCGGGCTGAAGCGCTTTCTACGCCAGGGTCAGGACCTGGAGCTGATCCTGCGCTTTACACCCTTACGGGCTGAGGCACCAGTGCTGCGTTACTTCTCCCGCGAACGCCTGCCGTTGCCCGCCAGCGATGGGACCCTGCCGGTGACGCTGCAGGCGATCCATCTGGTGCCAGAGTATAGGGTCCAGGTGGGGCTGCATCGCTGA
- a CDS encoding DoxX family protein, which translates to MSNWFLWIVQSLLALAFLTAGIMKSVRPLEQLKQSMAWVGRVPPMLVRFIGICELLGAIGLVLPLATGILPGLTVAAASGLALIMIFAAIFHARQGEYREIGLNLILLLLALVVALGRLPSAHF; encoded by the coding sequence ATGAGCAACTGGTTTCTCTGGATCGTGCAGAGTCTGCTAGCCCTCGCCTTTCTGACAGCAGGAATCATGAAGAGTGTTCGCCCATTAGAGCAGCTCAAGCAGAGCATGGCCTGGGTAGGCAGGGTGCCCCCAATGCTGGTGCGCTTTATCGGTATCTGCGAGCTTCTAGGAGCTATAGGGCTTGTCCTCCCCCTGGCTACCGGCATTCTCCCCGGGCTGACGGTGGCCGCTGCCAGTGGTCTGGCCCTCATCATGATCTTTGCTGCCATTTTCCACGCCAGGCAAGGCGAATATCGCGAGATTGGCCTCAACTTGATCTTGCTTCTGCTGGCGCTAGTTGTCGCTCTCGGGCGACTGCCAAGCGCCCATTTCTAA
- the nadC gene encoding carboxylating nicotinate-nucleotide diphosphorylase, whose protein sequence is MSELPLDLLRQALIEDGAYRDLTTLCTVPAEAQARAVLLARREGVIAGLALALAAFRLLDERVQGEAHVKDGEAVAAGQPLADLRGPARALLSAERVALNFLGHLSGIATLTARCVQAVAGTSVRILDTRKTTPGLRSLEKEAVRLGGGYNHRFGLSDGILIKDNHIKAAGGLAAAIDAVRRQVPHLLKIEVECETLEEVRAAVQAGADVILLDNMGLEQLRQAVALVRTKAPGILLEASGGIGPDPERLAAVAATGVDFISLGALTHSAPSLDVALEFLA, encoded by the coding sequence ATGTCTGAACTCCCGCTTGACCTGCTCAGACAGGCCCTGATCGAAGACGGAGCCTATCGCGATCTCACCACGCTGTGTACAGTGCCCGCCGAAGCCCAGGCTCGGGCTGTCCTGCTGGCGCGGCGCGAGGGCGTCATTGCCGGCCTTGCTCTTGCCCTGGCCGCCTTTCGCCTGCTCGACGAGCGTGTCCAGGGAGAGGCGCACGTCAAAGACGGGGAGGCCGTCGCCGCCGGTCAGCCGTTAGCGGATCTTCGCGGGCCGGCGCGCGCCCTCCTGAGTGCCGAGCGCGTGGCCCTCAACTTCCTCGGCCACCTCTCCGGCATTGCCACCCTGACTGCGCGCTGTGTCCAGGCGGTAGCTGGCACCAGCGTGCGCATTCTTGACACGCGCAAAACCACCCCTGGTCTGCGGTCCCTCGAAAAGGAGGCCGTGCGTCTGGGAGGGGGCTACAACCACCGCTTCGGTCTCAGTGACGGCATTCTCATCAAAGACAACCATATCAAGGCCGCTGGTGGTCTGGCCGCCGCCATCGACGCGGTGCGTCGCCAGGTCCCCCATCTCCTCAAAATCGAAGTCGAGTGCGAGACCCTTGAGGAGGTGCGGGCCGCTGTCCAGGCTGGGGCTGATGTCATCCTGCTCGACAACATGGGCCTGGAGCAGTTGCGTCAGGCCGTCGCCCTCGTGCGGACCAAGGCGCCCGGCATCCTCCTGGAAGCCTCGGGTGGTATCGGCCCAGATCCAGAGCGCCTGGCGGCTGTGGCGGCCACGGGGGTCGACTTCATCTCCCTGGGGGCGCTGACACACTCGGCTCCCAGTCTGGACGTTGCCCTGGAGTTTCTCGCCTAG
- a CDS encoding TetR/AcrR family transcriptional regulator: MSTAEGQPLGESAGGHVDPRVRRTRRLLQQAFLELLQEKSFSDISIQDIAEKATVNRTTFYAHFSDKYALADAVIRERFLEAVTSKLPAWGSWQLESLRLLISAVFEFLGGLHEYCSPAGGQFDPLMERAVQQELARILLQWLWQAPASSSAHRWSSRPVPLETLAEVMSWAIFGCAAQWSKREEGKLTAGEMSELVLRILVEGTRRLVPGLEE, encoded by the coding sequence ATGAGTACAGCGGAAGGGCAGCCTTTGGGAGAATCAGCAGGTGGACACGTTGATCCGCGCGTCCGCCGTACCCGGCGGCTGCTGCAGCAGGCGTTTCTAGAACTCTTGCAAGAGAAGAGCTTCTCCGATATCAGTATTCAGGATATAGCTGAGAAGGCAACTGTTAATCGTACTACGTTCTACGCCCATTTTAGCGATAAATATGCCCTGGCTGATGCGGTGATCCGCGAACGCTTTCTGGAGGCTGTTACCAGCAAGCTGCCAGCCTGGGGTAGCTGGCAGCTGGAGAGTCTGCGCCTGCTCATCAGTGCTGTCTTTGAATTCCTTGGCGGGTTGCATGAGTACTGCTCACCGGCGGGAGGGCAGTTTGATCCCTTGATGGAGCGGGCGGTCCAGCAAGAGCTGGCGCGCATCTTGCTTCAGTGGCTGTGGCAAGCTCCAGCGAGTAGCTCAGCTCATCGATGGTCGTCGCGCCCGGTGCCTCTGGAGACGTTGGCAGAGGTCATGAGCTGGGCCATCTTTGGCTGTGCCGCCCAGTGGAGCAAGCGTGAAGAGGGGAAACTGACGGCAGGGGAGATGAGTGAGCTGGTGCTGCGTATCCTTGTGGAGGGCACGCGTCGTCTGGTTCCTGGACTGGAAGAGTGA
- a CDS encoding secondary thiamine-phosphate synthase enzyme YjbQ → MKSHTAYLTFHTRKRKEIIPITDQVERIIRESGIQEGLALVSSMHLTASVIIQDEESGLWRDIMEWAEQVAPERPDYHHHRTGEDNGDAHLKNLLMHLQVVIPITRGRFDAGPWQRLFYVEFDGQRDKRVIVKVIGE, encoded by the coding sequence GTGAAATCTCATACGGCCTATCTCACCTTTCATACCAGGAAACGCAAGGAGATCATTCCTATCACTGATCAGGTCGAGCGCATTATTCGTGAGAGCGGCATCCAGGAGGGCCTGGCCCTGGTCTCTTCGATGCATCTGACGGCCAGCGTCATTATCCAGGATGAGGAGTCTGGCCTCTGGCGCGACATCATGGAGTGGGCCGAGCAGGTGGCCCCCGAGCGGCCCGACTATCACCACCATCGCACCGGCGAGGATAACGGCGATGCTCACCTCAAGAACCTCTTGATGCATCTGCAGGTCGTTATTCCTATCACGCGCGGGCGCTTCGACGCCGGTCCCTGGCAGCGCCTCTTTTACGTTGAGTTCGACGGCCAGCGCGATAAGCGCGTCATTGTGAAAGTGATCGGCGAATAA
- the nadB gene encoding L-aspartate oxidase: MASCQRFDVAIVGAGIAGLTVALSLPPDWRVALLTKGRLGESNTRYAQGGLAAALGPDDSPALHYGDTLAAGAGLCDTEAVRILVEEAPAAVRWLIELGVHFDRAAPGESVEATTAEGLLLGQEAAHGRRRILHAGGDATGAEIERALLAALKARSHISIYADTPVCSLLVGEAGCYGLQALDERGQPFVIEARETVLACGGTGSLWAYTSNPAGATADGLALAWRAGAALADLEFVQFHPTVLKVNGASHLISEAVRGEGAYLRNHAGERFMLRYHPLAELAPRDVVARAILSEMQAEGVDCQYLDLTHLPDERMYARFPTIAALCRRYGLDLAHDLLPVAPAAHYCMGGIQVDLQGRSSLPHLYAVGEVACTGVHGANRLASNSLLEGLVFGRRLAAALHGARSEQAPHAAGRRQRELRLSLVAAQEQARQWPLPPDWVGPEELARALQQELRELMWRFVSLCRDEEGLRTAWSQLLQLRARFAEAARPRAPHEAVGCIWLETANMLDSAALVVQAALARRESRGSHWRRDYPQPDPALAGVSLVLRPALPGAEATSSLALQHKGRPYV, translated from the coding sequence ATGGCGAGCTGCCAGAGATTTGACGTAGCCATTGTGGGCGCTGGCATCGCCGGCCTGACCGTCGCTCTCAGCCTGCCGCCTGACTGGCGCGTAGCCCTTCTGACCAAAGGGCGGCTGGGGGAGAGCAACACGCGCTACGCGCAGGGAGGGCTGGCGGCGGCATTGGGGCCGGACGACAGTCCCGCACTTCATTACGGGGACACCCTGGCGGCGGGGGCTGGCCTCTGCGACACGGAAGCCGTACGCATCCTCGTCGAAGAAGCGCCGGCAGCCGTGCGCTGGCTGATCGAGCTGGGTGTCCATTTTGACCGGGCGGCCCCTGGCGAGAGCGTTGAGGCCACGACTGCCGAAGGTCTGCTCCTGGGTCAGGAAGCGGCTCATGGCCGGCGGCGCATTCTCCACGCGGGTGGCGACGCCACGGGGGCCGAAATCGAGCGCGCCCTTCTGGCCGCCCTCAAGGCCCGTTCCCACATCTCCATCTACGCCGACACTCCTGTCTGCTCCCTCCTCGTTGGCGAGGCTGGCTGCTATGGTCTGCAGGCTCTTGATGAGCGCGGGCAGCCCTTTGTCATCGAGGCGCGTGAGACAGTGCTGGCCTGTGGCGGTACGGGCAGCCTTTGGGCATACACCTCCAACCCTGCCGGCGCTACTGCTGACGGTCTGGCCCTGGCCTGGCGCGCCGGGGCTGCTCTGGCCGACCTTGAATTTGTCCAGTTCCACCCGACGGTACTCAAGGTCAATGGGGCCAGCCATCTCATCTCGGAGGCCGTCCGCGGCGAAGGGGCCTATCTGCGCAACCATGCCGGCGAGCGCTTCATGCTGCGCTATCATCCCCTGGCCGAGCTGGCCCCGCGCGACGTGGTGGCGCGTGCCATCCTCAGCGAGATGCAGGCTGAAGGGGTGGATTGCCAATACCTCGACCTGACCCATCTTCCTGATGAGCGGATGTATGCCCGCTTTCCAACCATCGCGGCCCTCTGCCGTCGTTACGGCCTCGATCTGGCCCACGACCTGCTGCCTGTTGCGCCGGCAGCTCATTACTGCATGGGCGGGATACAGGTCGATCTGCAGGGGCGTAGCAGTCTGCCCCATCTCTATGCCGTTGGCGAAGTCGCCTGTACTGGCGTGCACGGCGCCAATCGCCTCGCCAGCAACTCCTTGCTTGAAGGACTGGTCTTTGGGCGCCGCCTTGCTGCAGCCTTGCATGGAGCGCGTTCTGAGCAGGCACCCCATGCTGCCGGACGGCGGCAGCGCGAGCTAAGGCTCTCGCTTGTTGCCGCCCAGGAGCAGGCCCGCCAGTGGCCGCTGCCGCCGGACTGGGTCGGACCAGAGGAGCTGGCGCGCGCGCTTCAGCAGGAGCTGCGAGAGCTGATGTGGCGCTTCGTCTCGCTCTGCCGCGACGAGGAGGGACTGCGCACCGCCTGGAGCCAGTTGCTACAGCTGCGCGCCCGCTTCGCTGAGGCGGCCCGGCCACGTGCACCTCACGAGGCAGTTGGGTGCATCTGGCTAGAGACCGCCAACATGCTCGATAGTGCTGCTCTCGTCGTGCAGGCTGCCCTGGCGCGGCGCGAAAGTCGAGGCAGCCACTGGCGTAGGGACTATCCTCAGCCTGATCCAGCCCTGGCTGGCGTCAGCCTGGTCCTGCGTCCCGCTCTTCCGGGCGCCGAGGCCACGAGCAGTCTTGCTCTTCAGCACAAAGGAAGACCGTATGTCTGA